The genome window ACTTCTTGGTCTGTCGCAAATCTTGgtctctttcttcttttgctttatgctttccaAGGAACAATATACAGCCAAATAAATTTGGCATTAGGAGTGAAGGAAAGCAGCTGATGCTTCGATGTGTTTCCCTGGAAGAAAAAGCTCCCTCTAGTCGATCATCTTCGTCCATATGACATTTCATGTAATTCTTGAAGAAAGGCTTGcagcgaagagagagagagagagagagagagagagagagagagagagtgagtgtgtgtgtgtgcgcgcgcgcgcgtCATTAAAGTCAATGCATTCACACTCCCGATTTGTTTCTTTACACCGCTATGAAATGATAGCGAGGCATCACTGCAATAAATCAATGTCGACGCACTAACTTTTTCCAAGCACGTGATTCTGTTAATCCATTTAAGTTACCACTCGCCGCAAAGATTCACCTGTAGGCATCTCATCGTACTTTTGTTTGACATTCTTCTCTGGTTTGGATAAGATCGGCCCACGACATAATTGGCTCCTCGACCGATGCAGCCGAATCATTCTAGAACACATGACTTTTCAACCCGTCAAATAATCGGTAATTTGCGTGGGGTGGATGTGTAATTTAATTCGACTTATATTCTCAACTGAAACGGTTCAATTTATCTGCATTTAAAAGCTGCAGGCCAGCAGTACACCTTAAAAcatagagagagagtgtgtgtgtgtgtgagaaagctatcgagagagagtgtgtgtgtgtgtgtgagaaagCTCGTTCCAGCACTAGATTGGATATCTTTCCGACGACACtatcatgtcatatatatatatatatatatatatatatatatatatatatatatattggatacATTAATATAATCGCTTGCACAGATGAAGTGTGGGCACAAAAACTTCTCATAGGTTGTCGCGTTCGTAAATCACAACCTATGAAAACCAATTCGGAGGTCATGTGGGAGCTCAGTTGGTTGGTCATTTATTTTATactttgtgtgtgtgtggagCCACAGAAACACTTCAACTTCTTGGGGGCAGAAGTTTATGATTTAAGTGAAGTTTCTTTAATGAAAAAGGATGATTACAATGGACATGGAAAtgcggaggagaaaggaagataaCGAGTCTACAAAGGGCATCAGCTGCGCTTTTAGCCTCCAATAATAGATAACCCACTCTGAACTCTTTAAGAACTGAACAGCGGCAATCCACGGAAGATGCAGAGCATACATACCAAAAGCTTTGCTCTCGGAGGTGGGTGAACTGGTGGTCACTGTGAGAATGGATTATTAGTCGAGAAGGATGTGTTTTCCCGTTTTGATGGCTCGATACAAGATAGGAAACCACTGATGGAACTTAGAACAGTGACAGGTGATTAGAGGTTTTCAGTGACACAAGTCATTCGAGTGATTCTTCGTTCcgccctttttttttaattttctttttatttatttatttatttattttaatgttttGCTTTTGGATGGGAAGGTGGCTGCTGCAGTAAATTGCATGTTGGGAGAGTTAAACAAGTGTATGCAGATTGGTGATAAGATGATGATGGGGTTTATTGCAGTGCTTTAGACAGAGGAAGCATCCTCGTTCACCACCAAGAATTGCCACCGAAGACGACCTTTCACGCGCCGCCCGACCATTAACGAACTGCCACGTGAGTCGTGACCTTCTATTCTCTCTCTAAAAGACCAGGGCAAACCGCGGGATTTACTTTCGACTCGCTTCCTTGGCCGGGAAAGTCCGACCAAAGTCGGCAGCCATGGAGCCGGAGGACAGCCAACTCTTTTCTGACTCCGACATCACCACCACCAGCAGCCTATGCTACCCCCCGGCGGTAGCAGCGGCCGCGGAGCCCTTGCCCTCCGCCGAGGTGGCGGCGCTCACCCGCCTCTCGGAGCACCTCGGGTCCCTTCGCCGCGCCCCGGGCCTCGCCTTCTGCGCTGATGCCTGCATCATCGTTCGATCCTCGGGCGGCGACCCCCCGCGCGAGGTGCCCGTCCACCGTTGCGTCCTTTCAGCGCGGAGCCCCTTCTTCCTCGAAAAGTTCGCGGCGGGGTCGGTGGCGCTTGAGCTCGGCGAACTGGTGGCGGGATTCGAGGTCGGTCGCGAGGCCCTGGAGGCGGTGCTCGAGTACATCTACACCGGCCGGCCGGAGGAGCTCCCCAGGGGCGCGGCGGAGTGCGCCGAAGAGAGCTGCCACCGCCACGAAGCCTGCTGGCCCGCAGTCCATTTCATGCTCCAGGTGCTCCATGCCGCCTTCAGATTCGAGATCTACGAGCTCGTCAGCCTCTTTCAGGTGAGGGCCAAATGATGTtgcctagttttttttttttgccctttcTATTTGGAGGATCCTGTTTCAGAGGTTCGAGGTAAGATTAAGGAAGGGATTATCATCAAAATGATGTCTTGATTCCGTTGTTGGCTGATGGATTCTGTGTCTGTCCGATGTTTTCTCTTCTTCCACCATGATATGGTGGCTTCTATCAGTAGAACGGTCGGATTGTTGAGGCAAATCCTGAGTAGATTCTAAAGCGAATCATTACCTGTTCTCATTTCACACACCAGTAAGTTCTTTGTCTTACAGTACTTGAAGCCTTCCATCCATCAATAGAATGACTGGATCGTGGCGTCTTATGTCCCATCCTTGACATCCTGAGTAGTCTCTAAATCGAATCATTACATGCGAGCGGTGGAATCCTGTTACTGAAAATTTGCTGATGATTTTGTCATCTTCAAGACTGAATCTTGGATCATCCAGTATTCCTATACTTGTAGTAAAGCTATCTTTCTTTAGAAATCTCATGAAATATTTGAGAATTCCTCCAGCTACATGTGTCCTCTGCTGCAGTTCACGACACATGTATCTCTTCGATCATCATATTATTCCAGAATTCCCTACAGCGCAGCTTTTTATTAACCCTTGGACGGAGTCTGTTCGTTCAACCATGCCGGATTACCTTTTGACTATAACTAAATCAGAGTCCAATCTTGTTGCTATCTAACTCGGTTAAATTAAGAAACAGTAAATCCCTAGTGTGAGTAATAAGAACTCTTGCTTTCTTGATTTGGAATAAGAACTCAAGATTGAAGTTGGGAATCGGGGCTGAGAGTGATGACTTGCATGACATATCCACTATGATTCTTATGCATATGTTTTGCCTTTTGGCTTTACCCATGTGTGCCCATTATTTTTGTTATTGATGTTTCCAATCACCTTACCTTACTGTGTTTACAGAAGAATAAGGGATGCCCTCTCAATTTGGCCTGACTAGTTTGCCTTCAGATCAAGGTTCACCTTATCAACTCGTACCGGTATACCAACCAGTTAGCGACACGGTATCTACCATTTTGTACCGATATATTATGTGTCGATACGGTGGGGCGTACCAACAGCACAAAAAAATGATCGAAAATAGCtctaaaaatttttaaataataaaaaatattatattagggtttttaagttgaaaataaatataaatttagtataattttagcaaaaatattcTAGATTATGAAATAATagtgtcacatatctttttcaggttttgaggagtagctttgtggtacgTTTCAGATCATCCTTtcgttgatattgaattatccatagaaatgatttgaattattagattgtttattaaacaacttaaacattaaaatttaaataaatcaaGTAATCGATCAATAGATATATTTGGTTCTACTACCAAAAAGAACGACGGGACTCCATGGGCAGAatcctatgtatttgtatatcaatttaatatgtttatcagACCCAATCCCGAAATTAATCTCAcgacatagtatactgatacatTGTATGCTAttagtgcatcaatgtggtgatggttgtAGTATGATCGTTGTAAACCACTTATGTGTGAGGCAACTGTTGAAGTAAGTATGATTATGGTATGTGTTAGTGCGGAGCATAGAGAATGTTAGAACTTCTACTTTCACCACTGACCTCCTGCTTCACATTAGAAGATCGATCACTATACTGTTGCTCAAAAAAGACTGATCAATTATCACAGCAAGCTTTATGATCTAAATCTTGGGTGACATGCATAAAATACTACTCCTCAATACATGCACCACCCTCAATAAAGTGCAAATGAGAGAATGAGATAAATATGTGAATGAGAAAGTGATTGGGAGAGTAGATGAGTTAGAGAGAGTGAGAGGGGAGAGAATGAGGAGGTAGAAAGGGTTTGAAAACCCTCAGATCTGGTTCAAATGGTCAAATGGATCGTTTGAATTCAACAAATCCTAACCTTTGATCGGTATCGATCAAAATCTGACTGTTAACTGACTGCTACAAGTCGGTAACAGTCGGATTTCAACTATTCCGATCGGTACATACCCCTTATCGAGTGATACAAGGTCCCCAGTTATGGATTGCCTGGTACAAGGCGATCCGTATGCTGGTCCCCTATCGAACCGGTATATACTGCTCGTACCACCCGGTACAGGTTGGCATGGCGAACCATGCTTAAGATGTCTATTATACATTATATATCCTTCAATTTGAGAGTTAGAAATTTGCCATTGTTGGGGAAACTCAAGCACAATCAGTGGCATCCAAATCTGCTGATAGGCAAGCAATTTGTCCAATAAATTGGTCCTTGCCAAACGAACTATGAAGTTACGGACACATCACCCTCAGCCTGCCTGAATATTTTTATGCATGTCATCATGTATCATTGTTTGTTTTTTTCCAATTTAACAAGTTTATGAATATTCTTTCCAAATCTTCAGCTTTAATGGAAACATGTATATCATTCCATTGCAGCGGCGGCTCCTTGACATTCTTGAGAAGGTAGCAACAGATGACATTCTTTTGATTCTAATTGTTGCAAATTTGTGCAATAAGCATTGCCAGAGATTACTTTTGAAGTGCATTGAAATGGTTGTCAAGTCGGATATTGATTATATGACACTTGAAAAGAAGTTACCCGGAAATGTTGTCAAGCAAATTGTGAAGTTCCGTTCAAGTTTAGGATCAGATGGTCAGAGCCTTGGGTTCCCGGATAAACATGTAAAGAGCATATATGTTGCTCTTGATATGGATGATATTGAATTAATCAAGATGCTTTTGTATGAGAAACACACCACTCTAGATGATGCAAAGGCTCTACATTATGCAGTTGCTTACTGCGACCCAAAAACTACGAAACAGCTTCTGGATCTTGAACTTGCAGACGTGAATGGCAAAGATCACAGAGGTTACACTGTGCTCCATGTTGCTGCAATGCGTAAAGAACCTGAAATCATAATGTCACTGCTAACGAGGGGAGCTCAACCATCTTACATCACCTCAGATGGAAGAACGGCACTTAAAATCTCCAAGATGCATACCAGATCTATAGACTACCGCAGGCCAGTTAAAAGAGGAGAAACTTCTCCAAAGGAGCGGCTGTGCATTGAGATGTTAGAGCGTGCTGAAGCGAAAGATTCACCTACAGAAGCCACTTCTGTTCCAGTTGAGATGATCAGTGATAACCTGCGAGAGAAATTGTTATATCTTGAGAGCAGAGGTAATTTACCATGGGGTGAAGGAAATATTGATTTCTCCTGGATAGTACTGTAGAtagtaatatgtttttttttttctttgttccaTTTCacctatatttttttttgtgcttTACATTGATACTAATTGGTCGGATTTAGTACCAAGCTCAAGATTTTCCACATGATGCAACTAACAGCACTAACTACACAAAGTGGATGGCAATGATTTTGGACGTCCTTTCAAATTCTCTTAATATCTAACTCATCCATATCGGATTTCCTCTTGGTGCAGTTTGGCTGGCTGAGCGATTATTCCCTGCGGAAGCAAAAACTGCCATGAACAATGCTAATGTGGATGGCACCCTCAAGTTTAAATCAAGCAGCTTGCTGCAACCTTGTGCTGGATACAAGAGATCAGTTGATGATGTGGCGAAAGCATCGCTTGAAATGACAGCAGAGCAGTTATCCCGGATGGAAGCTCTATCAAAGACAGGTACGTATCcataaattttgttttgttttgttttgtttcccGCATGTGTGATCAAACTACGCTGCAGTCGCAGGGCTTTCTAGTACAGTTGTCAGATTAACAATCAAGGAACCATTATTTACATTCCATATGATCAGCTACTCTTTCCTCCCAACAAATGGAAATAACAAAGATGTAGAATGTAGAATGACACACTACAAGAAATAGCTTTTAATTGACATGGATACACTTTGGTACTGCATTTCAACCTATCTAGATAGCAATTTTCACCACAAATCATTTCTGACTGGCTCAAATGTCGTTCCAGTTCAGCTAGGAATGCGTTTCTTCCCACGATGCTCCAACATAATCAACAAGATCCTGTGTGATGATCTGTCGGAGCTATCTATTGTGGAGCGCGTCGACACAGAAGAGCGAAAGAACCGATACAATGAAATTCTGGAAGAGATGAAAAAAGCATTTACCGAAGATAAAAAGAAGTTTGATGGTTCTGCCTCTGCTTCATCTTCTAAATCGGCACGAGCGGTTCGCGCTAGGGTTGCCAAAAGTTAACACGACGTAATGACTGTATCAGTAGGTGCCTTCCTGTCTCTTTGGAACCTTCTCCTATTTGTACAGTTTTGAACTtagtttaatgaatgatgcaaTCCTTTCTTGCTATGTGGATGACGGAAGCATTTTATTGATACAAGAGGAGGTCTTATCCTGAATATTACTTTTGGTGCACTGTTGATATATTTGAACTTTGCCGTAAACTTTTACATGTTTCAAGCGGCTATATAAACGTTGTACACTTATCCTCCACTAAAAGTGAGACTTAACATGATCCAATCTCTCAGCATTCCAATTCGGCAAGAATCACACAAGTTAGACAAAAGAGCCAATGGCATCACAATTCTGATGAACTGAAAGGCTTGAGATGTAGTTGAAAGAGTACCTGATGATCCAAGTTATTCTTTTTCTGATTAATAAAAATGGCAAAATTTTGAACAAGGTTTATGATGGATGGATCATATAACTTTTCCAAGCCATAATGTAGCAACATatctcatattattattattattattagggcatcTGTGACCAATTATTCCATTTCAATCATTTCATCTCCCTGTCCTCGATCAAAAATTAAGAAAGTTGGATGAGCTGATTGAATCTAAGACCCGATCATTTCATCTGGATTATGTGATGGGTAATTCATTGCCCGTCGTTCTGCGCTGCTAGGTTGAGTAATTGCAGGTCACTGTAAACCACACAAGGAACAAATGGCAGAGAGACTTGCAGAGTcggctcttctctctctctctctgatcctCTTCTATCGAAATACATCATCTCTCCCACCAATTTGGACCTTTCAAAGGCGAAGTTGGAAAGGTCGCGTCACGGGACGATTTTGCTTTCTTTGATTTCTCCTCCCCGAATACTTTCCCACAGATACTGCACAGCAACCACCGTTGACCACACTGGCTTTGCTGCAGTCAAGGTCACACCTGCTACTGCTGTTTCCGTTTTCCTCCGAGTATAAGACTGGTAACAGTAACCCCTTCAGCCTATTTTGCCCATCTCTGCTGTTATTTTATCCACATATATATCCTGGCGTAGACTGCAAGgactcaacacacacacacacacactctctctctctctctctctctctctctctctctctctctctctctctctcttatatatatatatctatagagagagagagagagagagagagagaataggttGGTCGTGATGAACATTACATCTTTTTCCCTTCCCTGAGAAGTTAACGTCGTCCTCTTTGCCTTTCCTTTTGCTACTTGCTTTCTTTCTTGAAGTTACAtgtgataaattattattattcttcttcttctcactcTTTCTCCTGGTTTTTGTGCCGCACATGCCGCTCGGAATTAGAATCTGTCATTGTTCTGATTATGGTGTAGTAGGAAGCTGGTTTTGAGATCGACATTTGAAGTATTGCGTGCGGAGACATGGAGCCATCTTTTTGACCATCAACAACACTGAGATATATGTAGTGTTTCTACAGCGTTGAATCTTGCCCCAGACCATTCCTTCCTTTGTAGATTGCCTTCGTGTTGCAGCGTCCATGTCCTCGATACTCCATTAAGGGATGTCAGAGCTAAACCTCTATGATCGAGTTCTATATGACTGACTTCGCCCAGGCCATTGAGCCAGCTTGATGCTGCAGCAACCAAGTTGCAGATAAAGAGCTACCGAACCAGAAGACATCTTGCAGATTGTACATTAGTAGTCGAGGAACTCTGGTTTGTCTCCAAAAGATCCATATTCCTCATTGAACTCATTCATATGTTATTACTCCTTTGACGTTAGGTGGAAGGCACAGGAATGTGCATCTCTTGATCACGGATTCCGTCTCGTTCTTCCATGTCAAGAAGCCAGAAACAGCAGCTTCCATCTAAAAGAGGAGTCACATTCGACTTGACGGATCGGTCCATCTTTCTCAGGTTGGGAAGGGTCAGTTCAAAGATTACAAGTGCTCAGAATCCAAGGAAGACACACACCGGTGAAACAGTCAATAAAAAGAACAAATCCAGTGTCACAGCTTGACTAGAATATGTCAGTTGCAATTGAAAGAATGGTAACACACAATCCACTTTATGACCAGAATAGCTTCACAGACTTCCAAATGGTGACCAAGCATACAGAACATTACTACATTTGACCTTTCCTCACAGCTATCTATTGTACAGACTAGCAAGCTAAGCCACTACTTTCAACATTtacatttcattagaagagaaaggAAAGCTTGCATGCCATGTGGAATGCCACATATACATATCAAGGATGGAAGGCTGATCCGTGTTTTTTACatgctatatatacatgaggctgCATCTTCGTAGCCATATACTCCCTGTACAACGATGGTTGTTTAACCCTTGAACCTTGATTCACACGCATCCTTGATCTATCAGAGCGTGAGCAAGATTCAGGAAAGCGCAGATGTTTCCACCATGCACCAAGGCTCTGCAACAAAACCAAAAGAGAGTATCTGTGCATAACAGTAGCAGAGATAAATAACACACGTAGAAAGAGACTTCAAAGGACTTTGTTAGAAATAACAAAAAAGGAATTCAATGGCCCTTAATATGACAAGTAACATTTTATTCAACAGGATCAATAAGGAGAAAGAATCCCAGCATTCAATCTGAAATAATTAGGAAATGGTCTGCTGATTTTGCAGTCATTGTTACATAATGTTATTTCAGTTCCATGATTCAGAAAGCTGATCTAGATAGGTTTGGTTTGAAACAGAAACAACCTAGCCCGTGTACACCCTTGCCAATGGCACCTTAAGAGCGGTCAATGGATTGGTGGCCCTATATTGAATTACTGAAGGAAGTAAAATTAAAAATACAATTAATTAAAAGATagagatacatagattgcttcagCAACACTTACTCTGGACTATCCTTCATACAACCATATTCACTTGCAGCTTTCAGGGACTTCTCATGTATCTGCTTCATCATCTCCTATTACCAATAACCAATGAGAAATAAGTAAATAGGTGGAGTATATGGTTAAAATGACAATCTCAATACAGCATGTTTTTGTCAGAATATAAAAAATCCACAAGGCCTGTTTGTTTGTTTTGATGATTGTTTAAGAGCTTAAAGCACCACCAGGTTTGCTTCTTAGGATGGATTGTTCGAAACATCACAAGAAAGGTGAACTCAAGTAAGACCTCTGTCTATCATCTTTATAAGAGAATTACCTGTCATGAATATGAATATAAAGAACAAGCATAAAATTTTGCAATATTTATTTGATCAGCTTTGAGAAAATAGAGGTTGTAGGGACATGTTTGAATCTCCATTAAGAAAAGATAAGAAAACTTCAAAACTGATGAGATTGATCCGAAGGTACTGTATGAGTATTACAAGATCCATTATGATTGTCATCCACATAAACTATCACAAAAATATTTGTTTCTCACAAAGTTACAGGTGCAATCTGTTAGCCCAAAGGTAGCCGCACAGGAGACTAAATTGTATTGCATGGAAATTTTGCTAACTGTATTCTGGACAACGTCTAGCAAATAATTGCTATGGAAGGACAAACATTAAAATATGAGAAAGAGTGAAGATACCTGTAGTTTAGCCTCGAAGTCCTCAGGTGACCATTGCATCAAGTTGCACTCATGGCTAAGTTCAAGTTCCCCAACTGCAACCTGTTACAAAGAAAACATAACAGGGGAGTAACTTTTTAAAGTAAAGATTTGAACAGCCAagccatatatatacatgtactaaGACATAAACACACTCCCTCCACAAATATATGCATAAAAAAGAAGATACATGCTACAGGTGTCCATTAATTATCACTAAGCGCACATACAATATATGCTTACACAGTTAGAAGTTGGAGATACAAGATATAATAGTATACACAGATAAGATAACATGATACCCAAGTCCTATCATGATAAAGGTTTTCTTTTTGTACAAAAATTGCAAACTTCAAGATTTTACTAAGATGAGTAGGTAAAATATAACAATATTCAACAAAAGATGCTGTATTAACTATTAAGTATGTGGCACATGGAATTACACAACAGGTTGCAACCGAGAGTGCAGGACCTAGATACAATTTAATTGCAAGAAATGCCAAAATATTTTCTGTGACAGACTACTATGGAGGATTTTTGCACCTTCCATGAAGTGATAAAAGTTTTGACAAAataaataatgtaataaaaaaaattacaattcaTATGATCCATGGATAATATATTTACCAAGTCTTAGGTCGAAGTGTGTGGTATCACATGCAGCACTCATGTTAATTGTAGGCTGGCAATAGCATGTCTAGTCCATTTTTGGTTTTAGAGGCAGCTGGTCTCACGGTTAAATCCATCTGCAGCCTTGGATTTTTCTCCACACACCACTGCCCGACCAGTCTCCCAATACTTCTCCATCTCAtcctttccttcttcctcctcccctccaCCTACTCCTCCACATCTGctcatcctcatcctcctctttctcctccagTATATACCAAGCAATATTTACTGGCCCAGCTGTGAAATAAAATGTGGACCACCCTTATTTTTTGGAGGGGTAGCGGGTCTTAGGGTCATCtgcagccttgtttttctcctcaCAACACTGCCCATCCAATTGGGATACTTCTcctcaaggtatgcaatatcgtaccgtaccgaagtttcgacgttcgctcggtacggtacgatattgtatatcgagcggtataccgttcggtataccactcggtatatatataaaaatatatatttatatataaaagattatatatatttatatatattttttttataaaaggcgacatcATATCACCTCaatgacgtcgccttttccttctcccatgcaGGGCAACGTCGccgaaaatatatttatataaatataaatatatttatatatttatatataattatattaatatttatatatatcatatttttataaaaggcaacgtcgcgtcgcctcggcaACATCGCCGAAAAAGGCAACgtcaccttttccttctcccacgcggggcgacgtcgcctcatatatatatatatatacatatatatatatatatacatatatatatatatatatatatatttcgttccgtccggtaacgAACAATCCGTGTACCGATCAGTTGGTgaaccagtacgtaccgcccataccgggcagtattattcgaaattgcaaaccttgttTCTCCTTCCATTCTTCCTCCTCAATACACCCCCACCCTCTTTGGTACCACACCACAGACCAGCATACCATGTGCCTGTATGCTGATACAAACCAAATATGTACCAGTCCATCAAAGAACTGATTTGGGTGTAGAATCTAAAACTTTGAATCTTGGTTACAGGTAGATCGGTAGGTCTAAATACAGCCCATGGTAGACGAATTCAGCTATTTACATGAAGTGATCCAAGTGAAATTAGCTTTAAATGGTCATATGATCACTTCAGTCTACAACTATTGAGGTAATTTGCAGATAAACCAAACCATATTCTGAAAGAATTAGTCTGCTTTCAGCCATCAAGAcctgatggaccaatgatatggaaAAAAATAAGCTCAATAAGATAAATACTCCCATAGGAAAAAAGGCATCTCAGTAGTAATAAAAATGAACAGGAAATTTTGAGACTGGGAGACGTATAGGAACACATGAAACTCAAGGAAACAGAAAAAGCAAGAGCGATGAGAACCAACTGAAGCAAGGACCAATATAGGCTCTCTTGCCACACAAAAAGTATAAGCTCGACAACATAAGATGACAATCTATACTTCTATTAAAAGCATAAAGGAAACAGCATTTTAATCAGAATTGCTACATATTTTAGAAGCACATATGTACATAATAATACACATTTTCTCCAAAATTAAAGATACTCAGTAAGTGGGCCTAAATCAAACATGTAAAAGAGTAAATTACCCCTCCAGCACTAGCAGTCTTTGCTGGAGCAACCAGTATGTTAGCTTTTCTTAGAACATCAAATGCTTGAGGAGTGCAGGGCATAGTCGAACCTGCTGGTTGATAGAGAATTTTTTATATCAAAGGACAAGTAAGATCCCTGTAGTATATAGGTTGCACACCTTCTATAAGTATTTGGCAGCCAGAATTAATTAAAGCAACAGCATCAGGTTGGTCTATTTCATTTTGAGAAGCACAAGGAAAGGCTATATCACATTGTTCACTCCAAGGTTTTGCACCTTCAAAGTATTTAGCCCTTGGATTTGATTTCAAGTAGTCTCTGCCAAATAACAcatttatgaatatatatatattgccatAGAACCATAATGAGACATTATTGGAATAACAAATCAGCACCTCAGACTCTTTTGTTGAACCTTAATGTCCCGAAGGAATGATAATTTCACATAATCAAATCCATCCTCATCTAGTAAATAGCCCTTGGAATCTGCTAAAGCACAAAGTGTTACATAACATATGAAGTATAAAGATGACCATTCCATAGAAAAATAAATAGGTTTCGTAAAACAATTTTCATTTGTATTATGACTTTTCACAAACAACTACATAGGCATCATATAACTAATTTGCAATGAACTCTTTATACTAGGAGAAACAAATTTGTGGCGGATGATTGTCAAACCATGAATGTCAATACAACCTAGCCCTTTCATAATCTTAATGAGCATAGAATTTCCTGAAAATCATATCTGGACTGCTGGAATATGAGGGTTTCGCCATCTGTTTACGTAAGTTGCTAGAATAGAGAGCTCAAGAATCTGAAAAGGCCTCTACCCTGCAACAACAAACCTCAAGTTGCAGTTTAACTAACTTGACCAATATGTT of Musa acuminata AAA Group cultivar baxijiao chromosome BXJ2-3, Cavendish_Baxijiao_AAA, whole genome shotgun sequence contains these proteins:
- the LOC135582031 gene encoding BTB/POZ domain and ankyrin repeat-containing protein NPR1-like isoform X2, which codes for MEPEDSQLFSDSDITTTSSLCYPPAVAAAAEPLPSAEVAALTRLSEHLGSLRRAPGLAFCADACIIVRSSGGDPPREVPVHRCVLSARSPFFLEKFAAGSVALELGELVAGFEVGREALEAVLEYIYTGRPEELPRGAAECAEESCHRHEACWPAVHFMLQVLHAAFRFEIYELVSLFQRRLLDILEKVATDDILLILIVANLCNKHCQRLLLKCIEMVVKSDIDYMTLEKKLPGNVVKQIVKFRSSLGSDGQSLGFPDKHVKSIYVALDMDDIELIKMLLYEKHTTLDDAKALHYAVAYCDPKTTKQLLDLELADVNGKDHRGYTVLHVAAMRKEPEIIMSLLTRGAQPSYITSDGRTALKISKMHTRSIDYRRPVKRGETSPKERLCIEMLERAEAKDSPTEATSVPVEMISDNLREKLLYLESRVWLAERLFPAEAKTAMNNANVDGTLKFKSSSLLQPCAGYKRSVDDVAKASLEMTAEQLSRMEALSKTARNAFLPTMLQHNQQDPV
- the LOC135582031 gene encoding BTB/POZ domain and ankyrin repeat-containing protein NPR1-like isoform X1, whose amino-acid sequence is MEPEDSQLFSDSDITTTSSLCYPPAVAAAAEPLPSAEVAALTRLSEHLGSLRRAPGLAFCADACIIVRSSGGDPPREVPVHRCVLSARSPFFLEKFAAGSVALELGELVAGFEVGREALEAVLEYIYTGRPEELPRGAAECAEESCHRHEACWPAVHFMLQVLHAAFRFEIYELVSLFQRRLLDILEKVATDDILLILIVANLCNKHCQRLLLKCIEMVVKSDIDYMTLEKKLPGNVVKQIVKFRSSLGSDGQSLGFPDKHVKSIYVALDMDDIELIKMLLYEKHTTLDDAKALHYAVAYCDPKTTKQLLDLELADVNGKDHRGYTVLHVAAMRKEPEIIMSLLTRGAQPSYITSDGRTALKISKMHTRSIDYRRPVKRGETSPKERLCIEMLERAEAKDSPTEATSVPVEMISDNLREKLLYLESRVWLAERLFPAEAKTAMNNANVDGTLKFKSSSLLQPCAGYKRSVDDVAKASLEMTAEQLSRMEALSKTVQLGMRFFPRCSNIINKILCDDLSELSIVERVDTEERKNRYNEILEEMKKAFTEDKKKFDGSASASSSKSARAVRARVAKS